One window of Quercus robur chromosome 12, dhQueRobu3.1, whole genome shotgun sequence genomic DNA carries:
- the LOC126709229 gene encoding uncharacterized protein LOC126709229 isoform X2: protein MDSQEAEVEVEVGRTKRRGVASAVLRCTLGLVFPFILIFFALWFYVALSSSSSSTDSDSTISLPSQCKIVSSSVDLRSSQVCELGLLNYKAKNVFYPFHTNKFRCRYDYYWASVFKVEYKDHSSGQTQLAFAEAPNEALPLNCRPNFGAAWLTKDKFKVNRTYDCWYQSGISKVSLYHDGFFSCQAKDPSTIEMIRRYSILYDKINILKNWCP from the exons ATGGATTCGCAGGAGgcggaggtggaggtggaggtcgGAAGGACGAAAAGGAGGGGAGTAGCCTCTGCGGTGCTGCGATGCACTCTGGGCCTTGTCTTTCCTTTCATCCTTATTTTCTTTGCCCTTTGGTTTTACGTTGCtttatcttcatcttcatcttcaactgATAGTGATAGTACAATTTCCTTGCCCTCCCAGTGCAAGATTGTATCCAGCA GTGTGGATCTTAGGTCGTCTCAGGTGTGTGAACTTGGACTGTTAAATTATAAAGCCAAGAATGTGTTTTACCCATTTCATACCAATAAGTTTCGCTGCCGCTATGATTACTATTGGGCTTCAGTTTTTAAg GTGGAGTACAAAGATCATTCTTCAGGACAGACGCAGCTTGCGTTTGCTGAAGCTCCAAATGAAGCCCTTCCTCTTAATTGCAGGCCTAACTTTGGTGCTGCATGGTTGACCAAAGATAAATTTAAG GTGAATAGAACGTATGACTGCTGGTACCAATCTGGCATTTCCAAAGTGAGCTTATATCACGATGGTTTTTTCAGTTGCCAAGCAAAAGATCCATCTACCATTGAGATGATTAGACGATATTCCATCCT